From the genome of Amycolatopsis sp. NBC_01488, one region includes:
- a CDS encoding molybdopterin dinucleotide binding domain-containing protein → MNDALTWRFVVHGAHLAFAVSTTRFRPDTAAADSRQTSLPAGQLRLLPGAAAGEQLFDHHRRWCHRLGDACTRRDPRVRRRSAASASRPFPLVEQAGRQHVPRGGTAAPERRVRGRPPCPKSAGFPCRDHAALVGKPAAASDADRDAGGSRRRAGDPRGTATPTARADPDDPWSVSHQQGASEPEHARPLDEQHGDGIRRPRPDPVQRPRGHPIQSARPRRSLPRVKGIYPALRSPAPQGHAGRNHGFRGALPSPPSPARRQRRRPDRSSAAMPRRRRAPVTRAGPPSSPRRPCRTLTPCRLCSLVRTRQQWLERLYTNWRQTSGLRRILGPRGKLRPPSGDEHHTPFADCGADRRAALCTSSDRIEITSATIAGFGHPDCPGHPVSLPPSETGPLWLIANHPRTHLHSELNAADVSRAGKVAGREAIRLKPHDAVARGITTGDLVRVFNTCGACLASAVVDDATRPGRRAAPDRRLVRPGRGPPHRPALRPQQSHGSRRRRPLLASVPALRRSARRRRRRTLHRPRLPSPGLAATVRKGQR, encoded by the coding sequence ATGAACGACGCGCTGACCTGGCGGTTCGTCGTACACGGCGCCCATCTGGCCTTTGCCGTGTCAACTACACGTTTCCGGCCCGACACCGCCGCCGCCGACTCGAGGCAGACCTCCCTTCCTGCGGGTCAGCTACGGCTGCTACCCGGTGCGGCCGCCGGTGAGCAGCTTTTCGATCATCACCGGCGATGGTGTCATCGCCTCGGGGATGCCTGCACGCGCCGCGACCCGCGGGTCAGGAGGCGCAGCGCGGCTTCGGCGAGTCGGCCGTTTCCGCTTGTCGAGCAGGCAGGCCGCCAGCACGTACCCCGGGGAGGGACCGCTGCCCCAGAGCGGCGAGTGCGCGGACGACCGCCATGCCCTAAGTCGGCGGGCTTCCCCTGCCGCGATCACGCGGCGCTGGTTGGAAAGCCGGCGGCTGCGTCGGATGCCGACCGTGACGCAGGAGGTTCTCGCCGCCGAGCAGGAGATCCGCGAGGAACAGCTACGCCGACCGCCCGCGCGGATCCCGACGACCCCTGGTCCGTCTCCCACCAGCAGGGAGCCAGCGAGCCAGAGCACGCGAGGCCGCTCGACGAGCAGCACGGGGATGGCATCCGCCGACCCCGGCCTGACCCCGTTCAACGCCCCCGAGGACATCCGATCCAATCTGCCCGGCCCCGAAGGTCTCTCCCCCGCGTGAAGGGTATCTACCCCGCATTGCGCTCCCCAGCGCCCCAGGGCCACGCCGGTCGAAACCACGGCTTTCGGGGAGCCCTCCCGTCGCCGCCATCTCCCGCGCGGCGACAGCGACGTCGACCCGATCGATCGTCGGCGGCGATGCCGCGACGACGTCGTGCGCCGGTTACTCGAGCTGGTCCGCCGTCAAGTCCGCGTCGACCGTGCCGAACCCTCACCCCGTGTCGTCTGTGTTCCCTCGTCCGGACACGTCAGCAATGGCTCGAACGCCTATACACCAACTGGCGCCAAACCTCCGGCCTTCGCCGAATTCTGGGCCCCCGGGGCAAACTCCGTCCGCCATCCGGCGACGAACACCACACTCCGTTCGCCGACTGCGGCGCCGATCGCCGCGCCGCCCTGTGCACCTCCAGCGACCGGATCGAAATCACCTCCGCAACCATCGCCGGCTTCGGCCACCCCGACTGCCCCGGCCACCCGGTCTCGCTGCCGCCGAGCGAAACCGGGCCTCTGTGGCTGATCGCCAACCACCCCCGCACCCACCTGCACAGCGAGCTGAACGCGGCAGACGTCAGCCGCGCCGGCAAGGTCGCGGGGCGCGAGGCGATCCGCCTCAAACCGCACGACGCCGTCGCCCGCGGCATCACCACGGGCGACCTGGTCCGGGTGTTCAACACCTGCGGCGCCTGCCTCGCCAGCGCCGTCGTCGACGACGCCACCCGCCCTGGGCGTCGCGCAGCTCCCGACCGGCGCCTGGTTCGACCCGGTCGAGGACCACCCCACCGGCCCGCTCTGCGGCCACAGCAATCCCACGGTTCTCGCCGCCGACGTCCCCTCCTCGCGTCTGTCCCAGCGCTGCGCCGGTCAGCACGCCGTCGCAGACGTCGAACGCTTCACCGGCCCCGTCTCCCAAGTCCAGGCCTGGCAGCCACGGTCCGGAAAGGACAGCGATGA
- a CDS encoding SAM-dependent methyltransferase, giving the protein MEPNEDAAPIAPAGVDTDKPSAARIYDWYLGGTHNWAVDREFGKRAVQLWPGMPAMARQNRAFMNRVVEAALDAGIRQFIDLGSGVPTVGNVHEIIRRKVPEGEDATVVYVDYEPVAAAHSTVILEKDEATDWAGLVQRDLRDPEAIFEDEATRALIDFAEPVCVLLIAVMHFIGPHDRPARIVETYRSRVAAGSWLAISHASIENAPEEDTVGVRQMIANYRNTSNPMWLRDRAEFAPWFGDWTMLDPGITRLPDWRPDEEPDDDIRKASVFGWGGVAEKPRP; this is encoded by the coding sequence ATGGAGCCGAACGAAGATGCCGCGCCGATAGCGCCGGCCGGTGTCGACACGGATAAGCCGTCCGCTGCGCGGATCTATGACTGGTACCTCGGCGGGACTCACAACTGGGCGGTGGACCGCGAGTTCGGCAAACGTGCCGTGCAGCTGTGGCCGGGGATGCCGGCGATGGCCCGGCAGAACCGGGCCTTTATGAACCGGGTCGTGGAGGCCGCGCTGGACGCGGGTATCCGCCAGTTCATAGACCTCGGCTCTGGGGTGCCGACGGTCGGCAACGTGCACGAGATCATCCGGCGCAAGGTTCCGGAAGGTGAGGACGCGACCGTGGTCTACGTCGACTATGAGCCGGTCGCGGCCGCCCATTCCACCGTGATCTTGGAGAAGGACGAGGCGACCGACTGGGCCGGGCTGGTGCAACGCGACCTGCGTGACCCGGAAGCGATCTTCGAGGACGAGGCCACCCGCGCGTTGATCGACTTTGCTGAGCCGGTGTGCGTGCTGCTGATCGCGGTCATGCACTTCATCGGCCCACACGACCGGCCCGCCCGGATCGTCGAAACGTACCGTTCGCGCGTGGCTGCGGGTAGTTGGCTGGCGATCTCCCATGCCAGCATCGAGAACGCCCCGGAAGAGGACACGGTCGGGGTCCGCCAGATGATCGCCAACTACCGCAACACCAGCAATCCCATGTGGCTGCGGGATCGTGCCGAGTTCGCGCCGTGGTTCGGCGACTGGACGATGCTCGACCCCGGCATCACCCGTTTGCCGGACTGGCGACCCGACGAAGAGCCCGACGACGACATCCGCAAAGCCAGCGTGTTCGGCTGGGGAGGAGTCGCGGAAAAACCCCGCCCCTGA
- a CDS encoding ATP-binding protein, with protein sequence MTLPDAVDEPARRSRDSLVCEVAAVAAQAAILRDILVDWARGCDMPAELAQDLKLAAYEAMANVVEHAYPDDTVGTMTVAAHRESGAITVTISDSGRWRDGDSRPLRGRGIPIIRAVTPEAGITSTPTGTTVRMRWPWRRPEHGAPPR encoded by the coding sequence GTGACGTTGCCCGACGCAGTGGACGAGCCAGCGCGACGATCCCGCGACAGCCTGGTGTGTGAAGTCGCCGCTGTCGCCGCCCAGGCGGCGATCCTCCGCGACATCCTGGTCGACTGGGCCCGCGGCTGCGACATGCCCGCGGAGCTGGCCCAGGACCTCAAACTCGCCGCCTACGAGGCGATGGCCAACGTGGTCGAGCACGCCTACCCCGACGACACAGTGGGCACCATGACCGTCGCTGCCCATCGCGAATCCGGCGCCATCACGGTCACCATTTCCGACAGCGGCCGCTGGCGTGACGGCGACAGCCGCCCTCTCCGAGGCCGCGGTATCCCGATCATCCGGGCGGTCACTCCCGAGGCCGGCATCACCAGCACGCCCACCGGCACCACCGTGCGGATGAGGTGGCCCTGGCGACGGCCTGAGCACGGTGCACCGCCGCGGTGA
- the istB gene encoding IS21-like element helper ATPase IstB: protein MTSGLRVAGPAGDPLAEAVALTKRLKLPHLRRALTDLIPTAKAQRWDPAEVVRVLLAEEAAGRDAANLRTRRKRAAFPAGKTFGDWDEQASSIARPTQDSLKTLEWVRNKENLCICGPSGTGKSHFCEALGQAAIEAGLTVAWFTIEDLGALVRRHRVDDSITRALARLIRTDLIIIDDIGLLPVSPDAAEGFYRLVDAAYERRALAVSSNLHPSGFDEIMPKTLATATVDRLLHHAHVVVTQGDSFRLAQATSGQGVRPLR, encoded by the coding sequence ATGACCTCTGGACTGCGCGTCGCCGGCCCCGCCGGTGACCCCCTCGCCGAAGCCGTCGCGCTGACGAAACGGCTGAAACTGCCGCACCTGCGGCGCGCGTTGACCGACCTGATCCCGACCGCGAAGGCACAACGCTGGGACCCGGCCGAGGTCGTGCGGGTCCTGCTCGCCGAGGAAGCCGCCGGCCGCGACGCCGCGAACCTGCGAACGCGGCGCAAACGCGCCGCGTTCCCCGCAGGCAAGACCTTCGGCGACTGGGACGAGCAAGCCTCCTCCATCGCCCGCCCCACCCAAGACTCGCTGAAGACCCTGGAATGGGTGCGGAACAAGGAAAACCTCTGCATCTGCGGACCGTCCGGGACCGGCAAATCACACTTCTGCGAAGCCCTCGGCCAAGCTGCGATCGAAGCGGGGCTGACCGTCGCCTGGTTCACCATCGAAGACCTAGGCGCACTCGTGCGCCGGCACCGGGTCGACGACTCCATCACCCGAGCCCTGGCCCGGCTGATCCGCACCGACTTGATCATCATTGACGACATCGGGCTGCTGCCGGTCAGCCCCGACGCAGCTGAAGGGTTCTACCGGCTGGTCGACGCCGCCTACGAACGCCGCGCGCTAGCCGTGAGCTCGAACCTGCACCCCTCAGGATTCGACGAGATCATGCCGAAAACCCTGGCCACCGCCACGGTCGACCGGCTCCTGCACCACGCGCACGTCGTCGTCACCCAAGGTGACAGCTTCCGGCTCGCCCAAGCTACCTCCGGACAGGGGGTCAGGCCGTTGCGTTGA
- the istA gene encoding IS21 family transposase, with product MKSSREIMEILEAYDLTGSYRAAAELAGCDHHTVARYVALREAGEAPVAREHRVRPIDEYLPKIEELVVRSNGRVRADVVHQRITAMGFTGGERTTRRVVAQVKQRLRAGQRRVFRPWIVEPGLWLQWDWGHGPKIAGRQTQLWCAWLAWSRFRVVIPVMDKTLPTIVACLDTTLRRIGGVPTYALTDNEKTVSVDHIAAIAVRNPDIVEVGRHYGMTIRTCIPADPQTKGGSEATVRIAKADLVPTDTNLLEEYRSFGELETACREFCEQVNDRPHRETHRRPVEALAEERQRLHPLTRKPFTVAFGTTRRVNWDGTVSVEGVRYSVPHQLVDTRVWVRFHGDDLIVTSVDDNGPAEVARHARSTPGNPSIKDEHYPPRPDHHGDRTPRASSAEEAAFLALGSGAAAWLTEAAATGARRIRPKMAEAVTLAKLHPAEEVDRALGIAAIAGRFAENDLIRILTHNTGRDTAEPSRASEDHSLQPGTSAWSSFGLPTSDNDSESDV from the coding sequence GTGAAGAGCAGCAGGGAGATCATGGAGATCCTCGAGGCGTATGACCTCACGGGGAGTTACCGCGCCGCGGCGGAGCTCGCGGGGTGTGACCACCACACCGTCGCGCGGTATGTAGCCCTGCGGGAGGCCGGTGAAGCACCGGTCGCGCGGGAGCACCGCGTTCGCCCGATCGACGAGTACCTGCCGAAGATCGAGGAGCTGGTGGTGCGCTCCAACGGCCGGGTCCGCGCTGATGTGGTGCATCAGCGGATCACCGCGATGGGCTTCACCGGAGGTGAACGCACCACCCGACGGGTGGTGGCGCAGGTGAAACAGCGGTTGCGGGCCGGTCAGCGGCGAGTGTTCCGGCCGTGGATCGTGGAGCCCGGACTGTGGTTGCAGTGGGATTGGGGCCACGGACCGAAAATCGCCGGTAGGCAGACGCAGCTGTGGTGTGCGTGGCTGGCGTGGTCGCGGTTTCGGGTGGTGATCCCGGTGATGGACAAGACCCTGCCGACGATCGTGGCGTGCCTGGACACCACCCTGCGACGAATCGGCGGTGTTCCGACGTATGCGTTGACCGACAACGAAAAGACAGTGTCGGTGGACCATATCGCGGCGATCGCGGTCCGCAACCCCGACATCGTCGAAGTGGGCCGGCACTACGGGATGACGATCCGCACCTGCATCCCGGCGGACCCGCAGACCAAGGGCGGGTCGGAGGCGACGGTCCGGATCGCGAAGGCCGATCTGGTGCCCACCGACACCAACCTGCTGGAGGAGTACCGCAGCTTCGGCGAGCTCGAGACAGCCTGCCGGGAGTTCTGTGAGCAGGTCAACGACCGGCCGCACCGCGAGACCCACCGCCGCCCCGTTGAAGCGCTCGCGGAGGAACGCCAACGGCTGCATCCCTTGACCCGTAAGCCGTTCACTGTCGCGTTCGGCACCACCCGGCGCGTCAACTGGGACGGCACCGTCTCCGTTGAGGGCGTGCGGTATTCGGTGCCGCACCAGCTGGTCGACACCCGGGTCTGGGTCCGCTTCCACGGCGACGACCTGATCGTCACCTCGGTCGATGACAACGGCCCCGCCGAGGTCGCCCGGCACGCTCGTTCGACACCGGGCAACCCGTCGATCAAGGACGAGCACTACCCACCACGCCCCGATCACCACGGCGACCGGACCCCGCGAGCCAGCTCGGCGGAGGAGGCGGCGTTCCTGGCGCTGGGCAGCGGCGCGGCAGCCTGGTTGACCGAGGCCGCGGCCACCGGCGCGCGTCGGATCCGCCCGAAGATGGCCGAAGCAGTCACCCTGGCGAAGCTGCATCCCGCCGAGGAGGTTGATCGGGCGCTGGGGATCGCGGCGATCGCCGGGCGGTTCGCCGAGAACGACCTGATCCGCATCCTGACCCACAACACCGGCCGCGACACCGCCGAACCCTCGCGGGCCAGTGAGGACCACAGCCTCCAGCCGGGCACCTCGGCCTGGTCCAGCTTCGGCCTCCCCACCAGCGACAACGACTCTGAAAGTGACGTGTGA
- a CDS encoding SAM-dependent methyltransferase, producing MAGGRIPEGVDIRLPSAARVYDWLLGGSHNFDADRAVGEKVMAVLPSGRQVAASNRAFLRRAVRYMITQGITQFLGLGSGIPTVGNVHEVAQHADPGRRVVYVDYDEVAVAHSRLILEGNPNATVVAADLCRPHAALTSPDVQTTTKSTSPWDNAGPGRPRSRC from the coding sequence GTGGCGGGTGGGCGAATTCCCGAGGGCGTTGACATCAGGTTGCCCAGCGCCGCCCGGGTCTACGACTGGCTCCTGGGCGGCAGCCACAACTTCGACGCCGACCGCGCCGTCGGTGAAAAGGTCATGGCGGTCCTGCCGTCGGGTCGGCAGGTCGCCGCGTCCAACCGGGCGTTTCTGCGCCGCGCGGTGCGGTACATGATCACCCAGGGCATCACCCAGTTCTTGGGCCTGGGTTCCGGCATCCCGACCGTCGGCAACGTGCACGAGGTGGCCCAGCACGCGGATCCCGGACGCCGGGTCGTGTACGTGGACTACGACGAGGTCGCCGTCGCCCACAGCCGCCTCATCCTCGAGGGCAACCCGAACGCCACCGTGGTCGCGGCCGACCTGTGCCGCCCGCATGCGGCGCTGACCTCGCCAGACGTGCAGACGACGACGAAGTCGACGTCCCCATGGGACAACGCCGGGCCCGGGCGTCCACGCTCGCGCTGCTGA
- a CDS encoding alpha-amylase family glycosyl hydrolase has translation MGQRRARASTLALLTLPGSQFLYQGEEFGLPEVLDLPGGPVPGPSLERVRRSRLRRDGCRMPLPWSADGANFGFSPPGTAAAPWLPRPDCFAAHAVDGQIGVDGSTHSLHRAALRLKRTAVAAGETSVTSGPRQRCRLARVSAGTTAPRRTPLMGVRLGTVWSPVLPGGGHLGPTVQLAVLLVVIGSVVAEPTLSVAVWIFWLPWKK, from the coding sequence ATGGGACAACGCCGGGCCCGGGCGTCCACGCTCGCGCTGCTGACCCTGCCCGGTTCCCAGTTCCTGTACCAGGGCGAGGAATTCGGCCTGCCCGAAGTGCTCGACCTCCCGGGGGGACCGGTGCCAGGACCCAGCCTGGAACGGGTCCGGCGGAGCCGACTACGCCGCGACGGCTGCCGTATGCCGCTGCCCTGGTCCGCCGACGGCGCGAACTTCGGGTTCTCCCCGCCGGGTACCGCCGCGGCGCCCTGGCTGCCGCGACCGGACTGCTTCGCCGCGCACGCGGTGGACGGCCAGATCGGTGTCGACGGCTCCACCCACTCGCTGCACCGGGCGGCCCTGCGGCTCAAGCGGACCGCGGTCGCGGCGGGGGAGACCTCGGTAACGAGTGGTCCCCGGCAACGCTGCCGCCTGGCTCGGGTATCCGCCGGCACAACAGCGCCGAGGCGGACCCCGCTGATGGGTGTCCGCCTCGGCACTGTCTGGTCACCGGTGTTGCCGGGTGGTGGTCACTTGGGGCCGACCGTCCAGCTCGCCGTGTTGTTGGTGGTGATCGGATCGGTGGTCGCGGAGCCGACCTTGTCGGTGGCCGTCTGGATCTTCTGGTTGCCCTGGAAGAAGTAG
- a CDS encoding phosphopantetheine-binding protein has protein sequence MCELYAEILALPEVGIDDSFFDLGGHSLLAARLLARIRTAMNVEVSIRDLFNYPTVAGLTTSANFEAGRSRPMLRRRTREGQLLHPRRNSAVAEGAQP, from the coding sequence CTGTGCGAGCTGTACGCGGAGATCCTGGCACTGCCCGAGGTCGGTATCGACGACAGCTTCTTCGACCTCGGTGGGCACTCGCTGCTCGCCGCCCGGCTGCTGGCTCGGATCCGGACGGCGATGAACGTCGAAGTGTCGATTCGCGACCTGTTCAACTACCCCACCGTGGCCGGGCTGACCACCTCGGCGAACTTCGAGGCCGGTCGGTCCCGGCCGATGTTGCGGCGTCGTACGCGTGAAGGGCAGCTCCTGCACCCGCGACGAAATTCCGCTGTAGCCGAAGGAGCACAGCCGTGA
- a CDS encoding non-ribosomal peptide synthetase has translation MIPLSFAQRGLWFLHQLDPKDTAYHVPMVWRFSAPLDEPALASALHDVVLRHESLRTRFPSVHGEPSQHVVPAAELAPILTSVPAQVADPIVREVVERPFDLAMDIPLRAELVWTGADEGVLAVVAHHIAFDGWSEDVFWRDLGTAYATRTAGEAPSWPELPVQYADYTLWQHELLGNGEEAGSLLAKHLDYWRSTLADASRETGLPLDRRSQDATAREVAFEIEPAVHRALLELASCTGTTMFMITHAAIAALVTRLGGRTDLSLGTVVSGRSDEALHDLVGYFTNTLVLRTDTSGDLTFADLLQQIREVDLSAFANQEVPFEKVVEAVNPVRLQDSTPLFEIFFQYGSPYLPILDMGGIELHEVTFENKTATFDLNICLNEERTANGEPGRILGTITYRADLFDGGTITTMANGLVRTLESAAADPDVRIRVIEVVDPRERHRLLKEWNDTARPRRDVSVAELVEAQVGRTPEAPAVEDDGVLLSYRELNERANQLADELIRRGAGPERIVAVMANRSAELVAAVLAVLKVGAAYLPIDPAYPAERIATMFADAAPAMVLTTTGAAGDLRTPCARLLLDSTATASGAGSNPTDAERVTPLLAEHPAYVIYTSGSTGTPKGVVMTHGALVNLLTWRCAGAPTGQDLRTAMFTMISFDVSVVEILATLLCGGCLVIPDNDTRRDMRLFTHWLDAYAITELNAPAPVIDAVCEASISAGLDPGCNSWSKAWGKQPAHPAPTNMRPCAWWNATLGRQWDGASCSVQPV, from the coding sequence GTGATCCCTCTTTCGTTCGCCCAACGGGGACTCTGGTTCCTCCACCAGCTGGACCCGAAGGACACCGCGTACCACGTCCCGATGGTTTGGCGGTTCTCCGCCCCGCTCGACGAACCCGCGCTCGCTTCGGCACTGCACGACGTCGTACTCCGGCACGAAAGCCTGCGCACCCGCTTTCCATCCGTGCACGGAGAACCCAGCCAGCACGTGGTACCCGCCGCGGAACTGGCCCCGATCCTGACATCCGTGCCCGCCCAGGTGGCCGATCCGATAGTGCGTGAGGTCGTGGAGCGCCCGTTCGACCTGGCTATGGACATCCCGCTGCGTGCCGAGCTCGTCTGGACAGGCGCCGACGAGGGCGTGCTCGCCGTGGTGGCACACCACATCGCTTTCGACGGCTGGTCCGAGGACGTGTTCTGGCGCGACCTCGGCACCGCCTACGCGACCCGCACAGCAGGCGAAGCGCCGTCCTGGCCGGAGCTGCCCGTGCAATACGCCGACTACACGCTGTGGCAGCACGAACTGCTGGGCAACGGTGAAGAAGCGGGCAGTCTCCTGGCGAAGCACCTGGACTACTGGCGTTCCACCCTGGCCGACGCATCCCGGGAAACGGGCCTGCCACTCGATCGCAGGTCGCAGGACGCCACCGCCCGTGAAGTCGCCTTCGAGATCGAACCGGCCGTGCACCGGGCTCTGCTCGAGCTGGCGTCGTGCACCGGCACCACGATGTTCATGATCACCCACGCCGCGATCGCGGCACTGGTGACACGTCTGGGAGGCCGCACCGACCTCTCGCTAGGCACCGTCGTTTCCGGCCGGTCGGACGAGGCGTTGCACGATCTGGTCGGCTACTTCACCAACACTCTGGTCCTCCGTACCGACACATCAGGGGACCTCACCTTCGCCGACCTGCTCCAGCAGATCCGCGAAGTCGACCTGTCCGCGTTCGCGAACCAGGAGGTGCCGTTCGAGAAGGTCGTCGAAGCCGTCAATCCGGTTCGTCTGCAGGACAGCACGCCGCTGTTCGAGATCTTTTTCCAGTACGGCTCACCGTACCTGCCGATCCTCGACATGGGCGGGATCGAGCTGCACGAGGTGACGTTCGAGAACAAGACCGCAACATTCGACCTGAACATCTGCCTCAACGAGGAACGAACCGCAAACGGTGAGCCGGGAAGAATTCTGGGCACGATCACGTATCGAGCCGACCTGTTCGACGGCGGCACGATCACCACCATGGCGAACGGACTCGTGCGGACGCTGGAGTCGGCGGCAGCGGATCCCGATGTCCGGATCCGCGTGATCGAGGTGGTCGACCCCCGGGAGCGTCACCGCTTGCTGAAGGAGTGGAACGACACGGCACGCCCACGCCGGGACGTATCGGTGGCCGAACTCGTCGAGGCGCAGGTCGGGCGAACTCCGGAAGCCCCGGCGGTGGAGGACGACGGTGTCCTGCTGAGTTACCGGGAGCTGAACGAGCGTGCCAACCAGCTCGCCGACGAGCTGATCCGGCGGGGAGCCGGGCCGGAGCGGATCGTCGCGGTGATGGCGAACCGTTCGGCGGAACTGGTGGCCGCCGTGCTGGCCGTTCTCAAGGTCGGCGCGGCGTACCTCCCGATCGATCCGGCCTATCCGGCCGAGCGGATCGCGACCATGTTCGCCGATGCCGCGCCTGCGATGGTGCTGACCACGACCGGCGCCGCGGGTGACCTGCGCACCCCCTGCGCTCGTTTGCTGCTGGACAGCACCGCGACGGCCTCTGGTGCCGGGAGCAACCCCACGGATGCGGAGCGAGTGACACCACTCCTGGCCGAGCACCCGGCCTACGTGATCTACACCTCGGGTTCCACCGGTACTCCCAAGGGTGTCGTGATGACGCACGGTGCGTTGGTGAACCTCCTGACTTGGCGCTGTGCCGGGGCGCCGACCGGTCAGGATCTGCGTACCGCGATGTTCACGATGATCAGCTTCGACGTGTCCGTCGTCGAGATCCTCGCCACGCTGCTGTGCGGCGGTTGCCTGGTGATACCGGACAACGACACCCGTCGCGACATGAGGTTGTTCACTCATTGGCTCGATGCCTACGCAATCACCGAACTCAATGCGCCGGCTCCGGTCATCGACGCGGTCTGTGAAGCTTCGATCAGTGCTGGTCTCGATCCAGGGTGCAACAGCTGGTCAAAGGCGTGGGGGAAGCAGCCGGCACACCCGGCACCGACGAACATGAGGCCTTGCGCCTGGTGGAACGCGACCTTGGGACGGCAATGGGACGGAGCGAGCTGCTCAGTGCAACCGGTTTGA
- a CDS encoding very short patch repair endonuclease: MRRTRRSGTRPEIALRRALHRRGLRFIVDQPVPGGNRRRRVDVLLRGTRIAVFVDGCFWHSCPEHGHLPVANRSWWRLKLRGIARRDRDTDAVLAAMGWLVVRIWEHEDPVEAATRLEHVTRARKLTVKRSTRRRFAAAPDED; the protein is encoded by the coding sequence ATGCGCCGGACCAGGAGGTCAGGCACCCGGCCGGAGATCGCGCTCCGGCGTGCGCTACACCGCCGAGGTCTTCGATTCATCGTCGACCAGCCGGTTCCAGGCGGGAATCGGCGCCGTCGGGTCGATGTGCTCCTGCGAGGCACGCGCATCGCAGTCTTCGTCGACGGTTGTTTCTGGCACTCCTGCCCCGAACACGGTCACCTTCCCGTTGCGAACAGGAGCTGGTGGCGGCTCAAACTCCGCGGTATCGCCAGGCGTGACCGCGATACCGACGCTGTCTTGGCTGCGATGGGGTGGTTGGTCGTCAGAATCTGGGAGCACGAAGATCCTGTCGAAGCCGCAACACGTTTGGAGCATGTCACCCGCGCGAGAAAGCTGACGGTGAAGCGAAGCACCCGCCGCCGCTTCGCAGCGGCACCTGACGAAGATTAG
- a CDS encoding TetR/AcrR family transcriptional regulator, translating to MLDAALLVFARYGYRKASMDDVAKAADISRPGLYFYFSSKPELFRAAVEHALEDSVTAAQLALADSDRPLCERLIEAFDHWAGRYVGPMAEEIGILIDSNPELLGTMPVEYPKRFLAIVTDALAATDDHPTRIQVPPTDVAKTLLSTATGIKHDVRTRDEFRARMTTAIDLYYTR from the coding sequence GTGCTGGACGCGGCCTTGCTGGTCTTCGCCCGCTACGGCTACCGCAAGGCGTCGATGGACGATGTGGCGAAGGCCGCGGACATCTCACGACCTGGCCTGTACTTCTACTTCTCGTCCAAGCCCGAGCTGTTCCGGGCCGCCGTGGAGCACGCGCTCGAGGACAGTGTCACGGCGGCGCAACTGGCCCTCGCCGATTCCGACCGGCCGCTGTGCGAGCGGCTGATCGAGGCTTTCGACCACTGGGCCGGCCGCTATGTCGGACCAATGGCCGAGGAGATCGGCATACTGATCGACTCGAACCCCGAACTGCTGGGCACGATGCCGGTCGAGTACCCGAAGCGCTTCCTCGCGATCGTCACCGACGCCCTCGCCGCCACCGACGACCATCCCACCCGCATCCAGGTCCCGCCGACCGACGTGGCCAAGACCCTGCTCAGCACGGCGACGGGTATCAAACACGATGTGCGCACCCGTGACGAGTTCCGAGCGCGGATGACCACCGCGATCGACCTCTACTACACTCGCTGA